A single genomic interval of Phocoena sinus isolate mPhoSin1 chromosome 15, mPhoSin1.pri, whole genome shotgun sequence harbors:
- the ITPRIPL2 gene encoding inositol 1,4,5-trisphosphate receptor-interacting protein-like 2, translating to MSVHYTLNLRVFWPLVTGLCTALVCLYHVLRGSGDARTEPPEGADGGFPLLKVAVLLLLGYILLRCRHAVRQRFLPGSPRLGGHSAFSPRHLGEPSLDILLESYYEHEVRLSPHVLGHSKAHVSRIVGELVRAGRARGSPGPIPGGALALAFRGDFIQVGSAYEQHKIRRPDGFDVLVPLRLPPLVALEPRSLGAEPALAPAFHGCFVCALKAPPGASGGHWLRDSKAFADGFCVDVRGRRHLSATLVLRWFQSHLQRSLATVRYSLEGRCRVSLTPGGLEQPPTLHVLPCRTDYGCCRLSMAVRLIPAVHLGDSVFLVAPPPPPSPVGPLSELPGGLRADALWGVNTARQEQKLLSWLQERAPPGACYLKCLQLLKALRDLGARGLDPTAATQWGRILSSYVLKTVLLAALLRQGAPAQGWDEAHLGERLEELVQFLRDCLLRRRTLFHCLLGPGGAAAEVGPLPKVLREATPVDLLATFDRQARELAAARLLSTWRRLPQLLRAYGGPRYLARCPPPRNQRPQGFPEDEP from the coding sequence ATGTCGGTGCACTACACCCTGAATCTGCGCGTCTTCTGGCCCCTGGTGACTGGCCTGTGCACCGCCCTCGTGTGCCTCTACCATGTCCTGCGGGGAAGCGGGGACGCCCGGACCGAGCCCCCCGAAGGCGCGGACGGCGGCTTCCCGCTGCTCAAGGTGGCCGTCCTGCTGCTCCTCGGCTACATCCTCCTGCGCTGTCGCCACGCTGTCCGGCAGCGCTTCCTGCCGGGGTCTCCCCGCCTGGGGGGCCACTCCGCCTTCTCTCCTAGACACTTAGGGGAGCCCAGCCTCGACATCTTGCTGGAGAGTTATTACGAGCACGAGGTGCGCCTGTCGCCGCACGTGCTGGGCCACAGCAAAGCACACGTGAGCCGGATCGTGGGCGAGCTGGTCCGGGCTGGCCGCGCCCGAGGGTCCCCAGGCCCCATCCCCGGGGGAGCGCTGGCCTTGGCCTTTCGCGGAGATTTCATCCAGGTAGGCAGTGCCTACGAGCAGCATAAAATCCGCCGGCCCGACGGCTTCGACGTGCTGGTGCCGCTGCGCCTCCCTCCCCTGGTGGCGCTGGAGCCGCGGAGCCTGGGCGCGGAGCCCGCGCTGGCCCCAGCCTTCCACGGCTGCTTCGTGTGCGCACTGAAGGCGCCGCCAGGGGCTTCCGGGGGCCACTGGCTCCGGGACTCCAAAGCCTTCGCCGACGGCTTCTGCGTGGATGTGCGCGGGCGGCGCCATCTCTCGGCTACGCTGGTACTGCGCTGGTTTCAGTCGCACCTGCAGCGCTCCCTGGCCACCGTGCGCTACAGCCTGGAGGGGCGTTGTCGGGTCAGCCTGACCCCAGGCGGCCTGGAGCAGCCCCCTACCCTACACGTCCTCCCCTGCCGCACCGATTACGGCTGCTGCCGCCTTTCCATGGCCGTGCGTCTCATCCCTGCCGTCCACTTGGGCGACAGCGTCTTCTTGGTGGCCCCACCACCGCCACCCTCACCCGTCGGGCCCCTGTCGGAGCTCCCGGGAGGCCTGCGCGCCGATGCACTGTGGGGTGTGAACACGGCGCGCCAGGAGCAGAAGCTGCTGAGCTGGCTGCAGGAAAGGGCCCCTCCAGGTGCCTGCTACCTCAAGTGCCTGCAGTTGCTGAAAGCTCTGCGAGACCTGGGCGCCCGCGGGCTGGACCCGACGGCCGCCACCCAGTGGGGACGCATCCTATCCTCATACGTGCTCAAGACAGTGCTGCTGGCGGCGCTGCTACGCCAGGGGGCTCCCGCGCAAGGCTGGGACGAGGCGCACCTGGGCGAGCGCTTGGAAGAGCTAGTACAGTTCCTCAGGGATTGCCTGCTGCGACGCCGTACACTCTTCCACTGCCTCCTGGGCCCTGGAGGGGCGGCCGCCGAGGTGGGCCCACTGCCCAAGGTACTGCGTGAAGCCACCCCGGTTGACCTCCTGGCCACTTTCGACCGGCAGGCCCGGGAACTCGCAGCGGCACGGTTGCTGTCCACGTGGCGAAGGCTGCCCCAGCTTCTCCGGGCCTATGGGGGTCCCCGCTACCTTGCCAGGTGTCCCCCACCCCGGAATCAGCGCCCCCAGGGGTTCCCTGAAGATGAACCATAA